A window of the Lactuca sativa cultivar Salinas chromosome 5, Lsat_Salinas_v11, whole genome shotgun sequence genome harbors these coding sequences:
- the LOC111894526 gene encoding receptor-like cytosolic serine/threonine-protein kinase RBK2 produces the protein MASQEPRKGHHLSRVLKKILESKSHAEHKTLWSSASAQDLRFFEMEKEKEDVTSPRGVLEACVRSFEDPSNSSEENQINESVSPPRSRWLKFFNKWKKGFSKKVPALPPTAPKTSRRKSMSVRESHPDVNLCHFKSSWKVLSIAELNAATNNFSEENVIGKGGYADVYKGCLCDGKLVAIKRLNKGTMEEQIIGFLSEIGTIAHVDHPNTAKLIGYGVEGGTHLVMELSPHGSLGSLLRSGPKEKLDWNARYKIIHGTANGLLYLHEDCQRRIIHRDIKADNILLTENFEPQICDFGLATWLPKEWSHHNVSKFEGTFGYFAPEYFMHGIVDEKIDVFSFGVLVLEIITGRQALDDSQRSLVLWAKPLMENNLIKELVDPCLGDDYNPQELERAIIAASLCIELTPVLRPRMSQVVMLLRNDCNPKGSTPQQKKRAFQRTYSEEHMDAQEYNVTKHLNNMPRI, from the exons ATGGCTAGTCAAGAACC GAGAAAAGGTCATCACCTATCTCGTGTCCTAAAGAAAATCTTGGAAAGTAAATCTCACGCAGAACATAAAACACTTTGGTCTTCTGCTTCTGCACAAG atttgagattctttgaGATGGAAAAAGAGAAAGAAGATGTAACTTCTCCTAGAGGAGTTTTGGAAGCATGTGTAAGAAGCTTTGAAGACCCTTCAAATTCATCCGAAGAAAACCAAATAAATGAAAGCGTATCACCTCCACGTTCAAGGTGGTTAAAATTCTTCAATAAGTGGAAAAAAGGATTTTCTAAAAAAGTTCCAGCTTTACCCCCCACTGCACCAAAAACTTCTAGAAGAAAATCCATGAGTGTTAGAGAGAGTCATCCGGATGTTAATTTATGCCATTTCAAATCCTCATGGAAAGTTCTATCCATTGCAGAACTTAATGCTGCAACCAACAATTTTAGTGAAG AGAATGTGATTGGAAAAGGTGGTTACGCGGATGTGTACAAGGGTTGTTTATGTGATGGGAAGCTAGTGGCAATCAAACGACTCAACAAAGGAACAATGGAGGAGCAAATAATAGGATTTTTATCCGAAATTGGAACCATAGCACATGTTGATCATCCAAACACTGCTAAATTGATTGGATATGGAGTTGAAGGTGGAACACATCTTGTTATGGAGTTATCTCCTCATGGAAGCTTAGGATCCTTGTTGCGTAGTG GTCCAAAGGAGAAACTAGATTGGAATGCAAGATATAAGATTATACATGGAACAGCAAACGGTTTATTGTATCTTCATGAGGATTGTCAAAGACGAATCATTCATAGAGATATCAAGGCTGATAACATTCTTCTTACAGAAAATTTTGAGCCACAG ATATGTGATTTTGGCCTTGCAACATGGCTTCCAAAAGAATGGAGTCACCATAATGTAtcaaagtttgaaggaacatttGG TTATTTTGCACCTGAGTATTTCATGCATGGCATAGTGGATGAAAAAATCGATGTTTTTTCTTTTGGGGTGTTAGTTTTGGAGATTATAACAGGACGACAAGCTTTAGATGATTCACAAAGAAGTCTTGTACTTTGg GCAAAACCTTTGATggaaaataatttaattaaagaaTTAGTTGATCCGTGTCTTGGTGATGATTACAACCCACAAGAATTGGAGCGTGCAATTATAGCAGCTTCGTTGTGTATTGAATTAACTCCCGTTCTTCGCCCTAGAATGAGTCAG GTTGTGATGCTATTGAGAAACGATTGTAATCCCAAGGGTTCAACACCACAACAGAAAAAACGAGCATTTCAAAGAACATATTCAGAAGAGCACATGGATGCTCAAGAGTACAATGTAACAAAGCATCTTAACAATATGCCTCGaatctga